The genomic interval GGAACAACAACCGGGCTTGCTGGCGAGTCTGAAAGAAGTATTTGCCGATGAAGAGAAAAGCGGACTGCGCCTCTTGCTTGCCATCTTCTTCTGGTTCGTCGGTTATTCCGCGGTTGAAACCTTCTTCACGTTATACGCCAGGAACCGCCTCGGTTTGGAGGTGGGAGACGGCGCGACATTGTTATCGGTTCTGCCGCTTTTCTTTGTGCTGTCTGCCATTCCCGCCGGCTTTTTGGGAAGCCGCATCGGTCGCCGGGTGACGATCGCCATCGGTTTGATCATGCTGATCATTATGTTGATTCTGATCTACATCACACCGGTTGAGGCGTTGTTGACGGGGATCGCGCCCCTGCCGCTTGTAGGGATTCCACTTGTGGAGGGCGGCGCGCGGATGTTGACGCTGGCGGGCGTTCTGTTGATCTTCGGCGGAATCGGCTGGGCGTTCGTCAATATCAATTCCCTGCCGATGGTGGTGGACTTGACCGGCGCGGCGCGCATCGGCACGTTCACCGGGTTGTATTATTTATTTTCCACGTTATCGGCAATCGCAGGTCCTAATCTCAATGGATGGGCGGTGCAGTTGGCGAACAACAACTACAACATCATCATGATCATCTCGCCGGTGTTCATGGCGATCGCGTTATGGCTGATGCTGGGAGTCCGCCGGGGGGAGGCGCAGGCGTAGGGTTAGGAGCAGAGTCACTCCGCGAGTGACTCGCTTTGTCGTCCGCGAGCCGGCGTGGTGGTCTACAGTTTCAGTTTGTCAGGCGACTTTGCAAAGCCCATAACATGATGGAAAGCACGCTTGTCGAATGTTTCAAGTGATTGTATACTTGCCGCCGAAAAGGGTTTGTGTAAACCCTACCAATCAATACCCTGAAAGAGGAGAAGAAACAATGAAGAAGTTGAATATGATGATTGCTTTGTTGGTCATCGCTTCCGTGGTTCTGGCCGCCTGCACCCCTGCGGCAACAGAAGCGCCCACGCAAGCGCCTGCGCC from Candidatus Defluviilinea gracilis carries:
- a CDS encoding MFS transporter → MSTRLNYGKTFLLGFGFFGVSVIWGVYNAFVPIFLSEKFDVAPALIGFFMTLDNIAALFIQPPVGAWSDRLRTPLGRRIPFIIIGAPLTALAFGLIPVASIIPLFVACTSTTLLSAALWRTPVVALMPDITPSAFRSQANGVINFMGGLGSIIALQTGGLLYKMSPNFPFWMGSALVLLAALVVYLFIEEPKEYEQAEQQPGLLASLKEVFADEEKSGLRLLLAIFFWFVGYSAVETFFTLYARNRLGLEVGDGATLLSVLPLFFVLSAIPAGFLGSRIGRRVTIAIGLIMLIIMLILIYITPVEALLTGIAPLPLVGIPLVEGGARMLTLAGVLLIFGGIGWAFVNINSLPMVVDLTGAARIGTFTGLYYLFSTLSAIAGPNLNGWAVQLANNNYNIIMIISPVFMAIALWLMLGVRRGEAQA